The Spirosoma radiotolerans genome has a window encoding:
- a CDS encoding NAD-dependent epimerase/dehydratase family protein, with protein sequence MNSSLPKSVFITGATGFIGSHIARRYLADGYSVTVLFRPTSGYGLLADVADQLTWQEGDVLDIPSLETAIQAGIDVIHAAAIVSFVPKDRDQMERINVEGTANIVNVCLKAGVRKLGYVSSVAAIGRPVSKGGKASEPMLINEQLKWEDSPNNSTYAKTKYWAELEVWRGVAEGLNAVMVNPSIVLGVGDWSRSSLQLIKYVQDERPFYPAGLVNYVDVLDVTDALVGLMQSDISAQRFILNGGTIPYRSLLEQIAAVLGKRPPTVSIPPTVSRLLWPLEAMRAWLMNKAPLITKETARSASSLYQYDGHNIEKVLDFQYRVLSETLKRVAAAFRQLPDGP encoded by the coding sequence TTGAATTCATCCTTACCTAAATCAGTCTTTATTACAGGGGCCACGGGTTTCATTGGCTCTCATATTGCCCGGCGCTACTTGGCTGACGGCTATTCGGTTACTGTGCTCTTTCGACCGACAAGTGGCTACGGGCTTCTGGCCGATGTAGCAGATCAACTAACCTGGCAGGAGGGCGACGTGCTGGATATTCCCTCTCTCGAAACGGCCATTCAGGCTGGTATAGATGTGATTCATGCCGCTGCCATCGTCTCGTTCGTTCCTAAAGATCGGGATCAAATGGAACGGATCAACGTGGAGGGAACGGCCAACATCGTCAATGTTTGTCTGAAAGCAGGTGTTCGAAAACTAGGGTATGTTAGTTCAGTAGCTGCTATCGGTCGGCCGGTGTCCAAAGGCGGAAAGGCTAGCGAACCCATGCTGATCAATGAACAACTGAAATGGGAAGATTCGCCAAACAATTCCACTTATGCCAAAACAAAATACTGGGCGGAACTGGAGGTATGGCGGGGCGTCGCCGAGGGACTTAACGCCGTGATGGTCAACCCATCTATTGTACTGGGTGTGGGCGACTGGAGCCGAAGCAGCCTTCAGCTCATCAAATACGTACAGGATGAAAGACCGTTTTACCCGGCCGGTTTAGTCAATTATGTCGACGTCCTCGACGTAACGGATGCGCTTGTCGGTCTGATGCAGTCTGACATAAGCGCCCAGCGGTTCATTCTCAACGGGGGCACCATTCCATATCGTTCCTTGTTAGAACAGATAGCCGCCGTGCTGGGCAAGCGACCACCAACCGTGTCAATTCCGCCTACTGTAAGCCGTTTGCTTTGGCCTTTGGAAGCTATGCGGGCCTGGCTGATGAACAAGGCCCCGCTGATCACTAAAGAAACCGCGCGGTCGGCAAGTTCGTTATATCAGTATGACGGGCACAACATTGAGAAGGTGCTTGACTTTCAGTATCGAGTGCTGAGTGAGACCCTGAAGCGCGTGGCAGCCGCATTCAGGCAGCTCCCAGACGGTCCGTAA
- the metG gene encoding methionine--tRNA ligase, with translation MSLENPQRYTVTAALIYANGPIHIGHLAGCYLPADIYVRYLRSTGKDVAFISGTDEHGVPITIKAKKEGITPQQVVDKYYGQIKQAFNDFGISFDIYSRTSNQIHHETSQEFFTKLYEQGDFDEEVTEQYYDEVAGQFLADRYIVGTCPVCGNPNAYGDQCERCGTALSPTELIEPHSMLSGSKPSLRSTKNWFLPLDRMQPKIEAYVNSHTEWKTNVFGQCQSWLKEGLRPRAMTRDLEWGIKVPLPDADGKVLYVWFDAPIGYISMTKEWADEQGRDWELYWRDEHTKLVHFIGKDNIVFHCIIFPAMLMAEGSYILADNVPANEFMNLEGDKISTSRNWAVWLHEYLDELPGKQDVLRYVLAANAPETKDSEFTWKDFQARNNNELVAVFGNFVNRAVVLTQKFCDNHVPVRGALTEYDKTVFNELALFPDRIGQAIAQYKFREALGHLMDLARLGNKYLAETEPWKVVKTDPLRANTILNIALQISANLSIVCEPFLPFTSEKLRSQLNLTEHFNWTNAGRVDLLTEGHSLGKGELLFAKIEDDEINKQIQKLLNAKHMNELETKTVPALRDEITYDDFAKMDIRIGTITEAERVPKSDKLLKLRVDDGLGGRQILSGIAKHFAPEDIIGKQVTFLANLAPRKMMGFESQGMILMAEDRDGKLALIAPGEAVWNGGTVS, from the coding sequence ATGTCTCTAGAAAATCCACAACGCTATACCGTTACGGCGGCTCTGATCTACGCAAACGGGCCCATTCACATTGGGCACCTTGCCGGTTGTTACCTACCCGCCGACATTTACGTGCGCTACCTCCGCTCAACGGGCAAAGATGTCGCTTTTATCAGCGGCACCGATGAACATGGCGTGCCCATCACCATCAAAGCAAAAAAAGAAGGCATCACGCCACAGCAGGTCGTCGATAAATATTATGGACAGATCAAACAGGCGTTCAACGACTTTGGTATCTCGTTCGATATTTACTCACGAACGTCGAATCAGATTCACCACGAAACTTCGCAGGAGTTTTTTACAAAACTTTATGAGCAGGGCGATTTCGATGAGGAAGTGACCGAACAATATTACGATGAGGTAGCCGGGCAATTCCTAGCCGACCGGTACATTGTTGGCACTTGCCCAGTTTGTGGAAACCCCAACGCATACGGCGATCAATGCGAGCGGTGCGGTACCGCCCTCAGCCCAACCGAACTCATCGAACCACATTCCATGCTGTCGGGCTCCAAACCGAGTTTGCGTTCTACCAAGAACTGGTTTCTGCCGCTGGACCGGATGCAGCCCAAAATTGAGGCATACGTCAACAGCCATACGGAATGGAAAACGAATGTATTTGGCCAGTGCCAGTCGTGGCTGAAGGAAGGCCTGCGCCCCCGCGCCATGACCCGCGACCTGGAGTGGGGCATTAAAGTCCCGCTACCCGATGCGGATGGTAAAGTGCTGTATGTCTGGTTCGATGCGCCCATCGGCTACATCTCCATGACCAAGGAGTGGGCCGATGAGCAGGGCCGCGACTGGGAATTATACTGGCGCGACGAACACACCAAACTCGTCCACTTTATTGGCAAAGACAACATCGTTTTCCACTGCATCATTTTTCCGGCCATGCTGATGGCCGAAGGCAGTTATATTCTGGCGGATAACGTACCGGCGAACGAGTTCATGAACCTCGAAGGCGACAAGATCAGCACTTCCCGCAACTGGGCCGTCTGGTTGCACGAGTACCTCGACGAGTTGCCAGGCAAGCAGGATGTGTTGCGCTATGTACTGGCCGCCAACGCGCCCGAAACCAAAGACAGTGAATTCACCTGGAAAGACTTTCAGGCGCGGAACAACAACGAGTTGGTGGCGGTATTCGGTAATTTTGTGAACCGGGCCGTTGTGCTTACCCAGAAATTCTGCGATAACCACGTTCCTGTTCGGGGCGCCCTGACCGAGTACGATAAAACGGTCTTTAACGAACTGGCGCTGTTTCCAGATCGCATTGGGCAGGCCATTGCCCAATACAAATTCCGGGAAGCGCTGGGTCACCTCATGGACTTGGCGCGTTTGGGCAACAAGTACCTGGCCGAAACCGAACCCTGGAAAGTGGTCAAGACAGATCCGCTTCGGGCGAATACCATCCTGAACATTGCTCTTCAGATTTCAGCCAATCTGAGCATTGTCTGCGAACCATTTTTACCCTTCACGAGTGAGAAATTACGCAGCCAGCTCAACCTGACGGAACACTTCAACTGGACCAACGCTGGTCGGGTCGATTTGTTGACCGAAGGGCATTCGCTGGGCAAAGGGGAACTTCTGTTCGCTAAAATTGAAGACGATGAAATCAATAAACAGATTCAGAAGTTGCTGAATGCCAAACATATGAATGAGTTAGAAACCAAGACCGTTCCGGCCCTCCGGGACGAGATTACATACGATGATTTCGCCAAAATGGACATTCGTATTGGTACGATTACCGAAGCGGAGCGGGTGCCCAAAAGCGATAAATTGCTGAAACTAAGAGTAGACGATGGCCTGGGTGGACGTCAGATTTTGAGTGGCATTGCCAAGCATTTTGCGCCCGAAGATATCATTGGCAAACAGGTCACGTTTCTGGCCAATCTGGCTCCGCGCAAAATGATGGGTTTCGAATCGCAGGGGATGATTCTGATGGCCGAAGACCGGGATGGGAAATTAGCCCTCATCGCTCCCGGTGAGGCCGTCTGGAATGGAGGAACAGTCTCCTGA
- a CDS encoding DUF2264 domain-containing protein, which yields MQTLLKIVDPVLTALADNRLKATMPIECAPGQQASRTAVSHLEALGRTMAGLAPWLELSAGDDTQENLSRQRYFDLARKSIANGVDPKSPDYLNFTRNGQPLVDAAFLAHGLIRSPKLWQALSTTEQANVIQALQSSRVIKPGYSNWLLFSAMVEAALLKYRGAGDELRMDYAIRQHQAWYKGDGAYGDGPDFHWDYYNSYVIQPMLLDVVKTLVDAGKAEKDLYESLLVRAQRYAIVQERLINPDGSFAAFGRSLAYRCGAFQLLAQVALQKNLPPELAPGQVRSALTAVIRRTMDMNGTFDAKGWLRIGLCGHQPGIGETYISTGSLYLCSVAFLPLGLPASDEFWSASALDWTSKRIWSGQNVKTDHAIKG from the coding sequence TTGCAAACTTTACTAAAAATCGTTGATCCGGTTTTGACCGCTTTAGCCGATAATCGCCTGAAAGCTACCATGCCCATTGAGTGTGCGCCGGGGCAGCAGGCGAGCCGAACGGCGGTATCCCATCTGGAAGCACTCGGCCGAACAATGGCCGGGCTCGCTCCCTGGCTTGAATTGAGTGCCGGTGACGATACACAGGAAAACCTTTCCCGTCAACGGTACTTCGACCTGGCCAGAAAATCCATTGCCAACGGCGTCGATCCCAAATCGCCCGATTACCTGAACTTTACCCGGAATGGGCAACCGTTGGTCGATGCGGCTTTCCTGGCCCATGGCCTGATCCGGTCACCGAAACTATGGCAGGCGTTAAGCACAACCGAACAGGCAAATGTGATCCAAGCGTTACAGTCGAGTCGGGTTATCAAACCGGGCTATAGCAACTGGCTGTTATTCAGTGCCATGGTCGAAGCGGCTTTGCTGAAATACAGGGGAGCCGGTGATGAACTTCGGATGGATTACGCCATCCGGCAGCATCAGGCCTGGTATAAGGGGGATGGAGCCTACGGCGACGGCCCTGATTTTCACTGGGATTATTACAACAGTTATGTCATTCAGCCCATGTTGCTGGATGTGGTCAAAACGTTGGTGGATGCCGGGAAAGCCGAAAAGGATTTGTATGAATCGTTGTTGGTCCGAGCGCAGCGTTACGCCATCGTACAGGAGCGACTGATCAATCCCGACGGTTCTTTTGCGGCTTTTGGCCGGTCGCTGGCTTACCGTTGCGGAGCTTTTCAATTGCTGGCCCAGGTCGCCTTGCAAAAGAATTTACCCCCAGAATTAGCACCGGGTCAGGTGCGGTCAGCGTTGACGGCTGTTATTCGGCGCACAATGGACATGAACGGCACCTTTGATGCGAAGGGCTGGCTCCGGATTGGCCTCTGTGGCCACCAGCCGGGCATTGGCGAAACGTACATTTCTACCGGAAGTTTGTATTTGTGTTCAGTAGCGTTTCTGCCGTTGGGTTTGCCCGCATCCGATGAATTCTGGTCGGCCTCGGCGCTTGACTGGACATCGAAACGAATCTGGTCAGGGCAGAATGTCAAAACGGACCACGCGATAAAGGGTTGA
- a CDS encoding ABC transporter ATP-binding protein yields the protein MNEEQKSAGRIFDLAILRRLYAFVKPYQARFYLLIGIIMLAACLAPLTPLLIRYTIDNVIAMGDYQRLTVMLVIMIGVLVAQAVIQFLNTYLSGWLGQYVIRDIRVQLYRKILHLRLKFFDNTPIGRLVTRSISDVETLADVFSEGMAAIAGDILQLVLIIGVMFYTDWRLAAISLSTIPLMLFSTYVFKEKIKKSFNEVRTAVANLNSFVQEHITGMNIVQIFGSEKIEAEKFRAINNEHRAANIRSIWYYSVYYPVADIISAVAVGLVVWYGAQQIISSDVTFGTVTAFVMFINLFFRPIRMLADRFNTLQMGIVSTDRILKLLDSDEFTLDNGTYAPATIRGAVEFKDVWFAYNNEDWVLRDISFRVNAGETVAFVGATGAGKSSIINLLSRFYDINKGEIRVDGTDIHEYELGHLRRNIGVVLQDVFLFSDTIENNITLGDKRISREKIVEAAKLVGVHDFIERLPGGYEYNVMERGSTLSVGQRQLISFVRAMVQDPKIIVLDEATSSVDTETEEMIQDAIGKLMKGRTAIVIAHRLSTIQKANNIIVVDKGRIVEQGNHEELLQQEGFYANLYRMQYKEVV from the coding sequence GTGAACGAAGAACAGAAAAGCGCTGGCCGGATATTTGATTTAGCTATCCTCCGGCGACTATACGCGTTTGTAAAACCATACCAGGCGCGCTTTTACCTCCTGATCGGTATCATTATGCTGGCGGCCTGCCTGGCTCCGCTGACACCCCTGCTTATCCGCTACACCATCGACAATGTAATTGCCATGGGCGATTACCAGCGGCTGACGGTCATGCTGGTAATCATGATTGGCGTACTCGTTGCCCAGGCCGTTATCCAGTTCCTGAATACATATTTATCCGGCTGGCTCGGTCAATATGTGATTCGTGATATCCGGGTACAGCTTTACCGTAAAATACTGCACCTACGGCTCAAGTTCTTCGACAATACGCCCATTGGTCGGTTAGTCACCCGCTCAATTTCTGACGTCGAAACACTGGCCGATGTCTTCAGCGAGGGCATGGCGGCTATTGCCGGCGATATTCTGCAACTAGTTCTTATTATCGGTGTCATGTTTTACACCGATTGGCGGCTGGCGGCCATCAGTCTGTCGACTATTCCGCTCATGCTGTTCAGTACGTATGTGTTTAAGGAAAAAATCAAAAAGTCGTTTAATGAAGTGCGAACGGCTGTTGCTAACCTGAACTCGTTTGTTCAGGAACACATCACGGGCATGAACATTGTCCAGATTTTTGGCAGTGAAAAAATTGAAGCTGAAAAGTTTCGGGCCATTAATAACGAGCACCGGGCCGCCAACATACGCTCTATCTGGTATTATTCGGTTTATTACCCCGTCGCCGACATTATATCGGCGGTGGCGGTTGGTTTGGTCGTCTGGTACGGCGCTCAGCAGATCATCAGTTCAGACGTCACGTTCGGGACGGTTACTGCCTTTGTGATGTTCATTAACCTGTTCTTTCGGCCGATCCGGATGCTGGCCGACCGGTTCAATACGCTTCAGATGGGTATCGTTAGTACCGACCGTATTTTGAAATTATTGGACAGCGACGAATTCACGCTTGATAATGGTACCTACGCCCCCGCCACAATTCGGGGCGCCGTTGAGTTTAAGGATGTCTGGTTCGCCTACAATAATGAGGATTGGGTCTTGCGCGACATTTCGTTTCGGGTTAATGCGGGCGAGACGGTGGCCTTTGTTGGGGCAACGGGTGCGGGTAAGTCGTCCATTATCAACCTGCTCAGCCGTTTTTATGATATCAATAAGGGAGAAATACGCGTAGATGGCACAGATATTCACGAATATGAGCTCGGCCATCTCCGCCGGAATATCGGCGTTGTGTTACAGGATGTTTTCCTGTTCTCCGACACCATTGAAAACAACATTACCCTGGGCGACAAACGAATCAGCCGGGAGAAAATAGTGGAAGCCGCTAAACTGGTTGGCGTCCATGATTTCATCGAACGACTACCCGGCGGATACGAATACAATGTCATGGAACGTGGCTCTACTCTTTCGGTTGGTCAGCGTCAGTTGATTTCATTTGTTCGGGCCATGGTGCAGGATCCAAAAATCATCGTCCTCGACGAAGCCACCTCTTCCGTCGACACAGAAACCGAAGAGATGATTCAGGATGCAATTGGCAAGCTGATGAAAGGGCGCACGGCAATCGTTATTGCGCACCGGCTGTCAACGATCCAGAAAGCAAACAACATCATCGTCGTGGATAAGGGCCGAATCGTTGAACAGGGTAACCACGAGGAATTGCTACAGCAGGAAGGCTTCTATGCGAACCTGTATCGGATGCAGTATAAGGAGGTCGTGTAA
- a CDS encoding hemolysin family protein, whose product MELLIIFLLTLLNGVFSMSEIALVSSRKSKLESAAKNGDRQAQVALDLSNSPNRFLSTVQIGITLIGILLGIFSGDKLTTDVQEYVARIEFIRPYAHSVAVVLVLLLLTYLSLVFGELVPKRIGLSNPEGIAKTMAAPMILLSRLTSPFIALLTISSDLLLKVLNIRPNENAVTEEEIKSLIQEGTSGGAIEEIEQEIVQNVFQLGDRKITSLMTNRQEIVFLDLEDDLVENKARILEHKHSVYPLCNGGVDEVVGLIYTKDFLGRDLDSELLHLGDMKRDVLFIPENNRAYQVLERFRERRQYVGVIVDEYGGVLGIITLNDILDVLVGDINDDVHSDYEIREREDGSYLIDAQLPFEDFLSSLSININAQTRRELTGFDTLGGFALYILKDIPQAGETFVWHGYRFEIVDMDKSRIDKIMVKKLAEE is encoded by the coding sequence GTGGAACTCCTCATTATTTTCCTTCTGACGTTGCTGAACGGCGTGTTTTCGATGTCAGAAATCGCTTTAGTATCCTCTCGTAAGTCTAAATTAGAATCAGCTGCCAAGAACGGAGATCGACAGGCCCAGGTCGCGCTCGACTTATCCAACTCACCCAACCGGTTTCTGTCAACCGTTCAAATTGGGATCACCCTGATCGGTATTTTGCTTGGTATTTTTTCGGGTGACAAACTGACGACTGATGTACAGGAGTACGTAGCCCGGATCGAGTTTATCCGTCCGTATGCGCACTCCGTAGCCGTTGTCCTGGTGCTCCTGCTGCTGACTTATCTTTCGCTGGTTTTTGGTGAGTTGGTACCCAAACGAATTGGCTTATCTAATCCGGAAGGTATTGCCAAAACCATGGCCGCGCCTATGATTTTGCTGTCGCGGTTAACATCGCCGTTCATTGCCTTACTGACCATTTCAAGTGATTTATTACTGAAGGTATTGAATATCCGGCCGAATGAGAATGCCGTCACCGAAGAAGAAATTAAAAGCCTGATCCAGGAAGGGACCTCGGGGGGGGCAATTGAAGAAATTGAGCAGGAAATTGTGCAAAACGTTTTTCAACTGGGCGACCGTAAGATTACTTCCCTGATGACGAATCGGCAGGAAATTGTTTTCCTGGATCTGGAAGATGATCTGGTTGAAAACAAAGCCAGAATTCTGGAGCACAAACATTCGGTTTATCCGCTCTGCAATGGGGGCGTCGATGAAGTGGTTGGTCTGATTTACACCAAGGACTTTCTGGGTAGAGATCTCGACTCGGAACTGCTGCATCTGGGCGACATGAAACGGGATGTCTTGTTCATCCCCGAAAATAACCGGGCTTACCAGGTTTTAGAACGGTTTCGGGAGCGCAGGCAGTATGTGGGTGTTATTGTGGATGAGTATGGGGGCGTGTTGGGCATTATCACGCTAAACGATATTCTGGATGTGCTGGTTGGCGATATCAACGACGATGTGCATTCCGATTATGAAATACGGGAGCGCGAAGATGGTAGTTATCTGATTGATGCGCAATTGCCTTTCGAGGATTTCCTGTCGTCTTTGTCGATCAATATCAATGCCCAGACGCGTCGTGAGTTGACCGGATTTGATACACTGGGCGGATTTGCCTTATACATCCTGAAAGACATTCCCCAGGCGGGCGAAACATTTGTTTGGCATGGATACCGGTTCGAGATTGTGGACATGGATAAGAGCCGAATTGATAAGATAATGGTCAAGAAACTGGCCGAAGAATAA
- a CDS encoding NUDIX hydrolase: MIVFINDRPIRLVGPKAAAQLTNPALANQPEFVDYDQIVDARLEALKPDALHGHLLVINATPATVNKLLTLLQKANAGQLLSITLGCLDKKDCEEAIKKPFKIIKAAGGVVFKGDKMLLMFRRGVWDLPKGKLDNGESSRQGAAREVQEETGVQVSVSERICTTWHTYTLNGSRILKRTKWYRMAVVNDSRMAPQTEEDIEKLAWFDRRETKLALTNSFSSIRYVFDQLAL; the protein is encoded by the coding sequence ATGATTGTCTTTATTAATGACCGGCCTATTCGGCTCGTTGGCCCCAAAGCCGCTGCTCAATTGACCAATCCAGCGTTGGCAAATCAACCTGAATTCGTTGACTATGACCAAATAGTCGATGCGCGACTGGAAGCCCTGAAGCCCGACGCCCTGCATGGCCATCTGCTCGTTATTAACGCTACACCGGCCACTGTTAATAAACTGCTCACGCTGCTTCAGAAAGCCAACGCGGGCCAACTATTGTCCATTACGCTGGGTTGCCTGGATAAAAAAGACTGCGAAGAGGCCATTAAGAAACCGTTCAAGATTATTAAAGCTGCCGGGGGCGTGGTTTTTAAAGGCGATAAAATGTTGCTGATGTTTCGCCGGGGTGTCTGGGATCTCCCTAAAGGCAAGTTAGATAATGGCGAATCTTCCCGGCAGGGAGCCGCCCGGGAGGTTCAGGAAGAAACCGGCGTTCAGGTATCTGTCAGCGAACGGATCTGCACCACCTGGCATACGTACACGCTCAATGGCAGCCGAATCCTAAAACGCACGAAATGGTATCGAATGGCGGTCGTCAATGACAGCCGTATGGCCCCTCAGACCGAAGAAGATATTGAAAAGCTCGCCTGGTTTGATCGCCGGGAAACCAAACTGGCGCTTACGAATTCGTTTAGTTCGATTCGATACGTGTTTGATCAGTTAGCGCTATAA
- the coaD gene encoding pantetheine-phosphate adenylyltransferase — protein MKRIALFPGSFDPFTRGHEDIVLRGLQLFDEVVIGIGRNSHKVRYFPLEQITELIEGAFRSQPAVRVMSYDDLTANVARAIGAKFLLRGLRNTTDFEYENGISQVNRYIYEDVETVFLITSPHLAPISSSIIRDLHRYGQDVNEFLPYQLQVPDKAK, from the coding sequence ATGAAGCGTATCGCCCTTTTTCCCGGTTCGTTCGACCCATTTACCAGGGGTCACGAAGACATTGTTCTGCGAGGTTTGCAGTTATTTGACGAAGTTGTGATTGGCATCGGTCGGAATTCCCACAAAGTGCGCTACTTTCCGCTTGAGCAGATTACGGAGCTCATCGAAGGGGCATTCCGCTCCCAGCCCGCCGTCCGTGTGATGAGCTATGATGACCTGACGGCCAATGTAGCCCGTGCGATTGGGGCAAAGTTCCTGCTGCGGGGGTTGCGTAACACAACCGATTTCGAATACGAAAACGGTATATCGCAGGTGAACAGATACATTTATGAAGACGTAGAAACCGTTTTTCTGATTACGTCACCGCATCTGGCGCCCATCAGTTCAAGTATTATCCGTGACCTTCATCGGTACGGTCAGGATGTAAACGAGTTTCTTCCGTATCAACTACAGGTACCTGATAAAGCGAAGTGA
- a CDS encoding DUF3822 family protein, whose translation MQIAVTPTPTISIGSDSFDPRLTENSVLSLEVGRDRFRVLVQDKRGLGIYLNDYTFSSLLSDRSMTGILPDVFRQHPVLSAGPWQEIRIGVNSPSFTLIPAPLFRKEYAGSYLALMRGSALPAHEFAQSFAHQSEGFLSVFNLEHPLADFFSEMYPLQPLTFVHQVSALIQATADLDRHALTPDNLYLFFEDEFVTVIYRHAHQMRYCNRFGYKNVQDLTYYILYVLDEQKLNPTQTRVSLFGEITPFAESYMELSRFLPNLAFGQTPPGLSIAADFTDLPDHRYLSLYGLGLLVDK comes from the coding sequence GTGCAAATCGCTGTGACCCCTACACCCACTATTTCTATTGGTTCTGATTCGTTCGATCCACGGCTGACCGAAAATTCGGTACTAAGTCTGGAGGTTGGCCGAGACCGATTCCGGGTGCTGGTGCAGGATAAGCGGGGTTTGGGTATCTACCTCAATGATTACACATTTTCGTCTCTACTAAGTGATCGGTCAATGACAGGCATTTTACCGGACGTATTTCGCCAACATCCCGTGCTGTCGGCCGGGCCCTGGCAGGAAATTCGTATCGGTGTAAATTCACCTTCATTTACGCTGATACCCGCTCCGCTTTTTCGAAAAGAATACGCTGGTAGCTATCTGGCGCTGATGCGGGGGAGCGCACTGCCTGCTCATGAATTTGCCCAGTCCTTCGCGCATCAATCCGAGGGATTTTTGTCCGTCTTTAATCTCGAACACCCCTTGGCTGACTTCTTTTCGGAGATGTATCCGCTTCAGCCACTAACGTTTGTTCATCAGGTAAGTGCGCTGATACAGGCCACCGCCGACCTTGACCGTCATGCGCTGACGCCAGATAACCTGTATTTGTTTTTCGAAGATGAGTTCGTGACGGTCATTTACCGACACGCACATCAGATGCGCTACTGCAATCGGTTTGGCTATAAAAACGTGCAGGATCTAACTTATTACATTCTCTATGTACTCGATGAGCAGAAACTGAATCCTACACAAACGCGGGTTTCGTTGTTTGGTGAGATTACGCCGTTCGCTGAGTCTTATATGGAGTTAAGTCGTTTTTTGCCCAACCTGGCCTTTGGGCAAACGCCACCAGGTTTATCCATAGCTGCCGACTTTACTGACCTGCCCGATCATCGGTATCTGAGTTTATACGGGTTAGGTCTGCTGGTGGATAAGTGA
- a CDS encoding CBS domain-containing protein: MNIRQILQGKSVNALYSVSSDQTVLDGLKVMADKNIGALLVVDDGELTGIFSERDYARKVILKDRHSDDTRIADVMTANVITIEPEQSLEDCMIIMSDRHIRHLPVMEKGNLIGIISINDVVTAIIRDQKTRIDSLESYISGSPY, encoded by the coding sequence ATGAACATACGTCAAATACTTCAGGGAAAGTCTGTTAACGCGCTTTACAGCGTCTCGTCTGATCAAACGGTACTGGACGGACTTAAGGTCATGGCCGACAAAAATATAGGCGCTTTGCTCGTTGTTGATGATGGCGAATTGACCGGCATATTTTCGGAGCGGGACTATGCCCGTAAAGTAATCCTGAAAGATCGCCACTCCGACGACACCCGGATTGCGGATGTTATGACGGCAAATGTCATCACCATTGAGCCCGAGCAGTCATTGGAAGATTGCATGATTATTATGTCTGACCGGCACATTCGCCACTTGCCGGTTATGGAAAAGGGAAACCTGATTGGTATAATCTCCATCAACGACGTGGTTACGGCCATCATCCGCGATCAGAAAACCCGAATCGACTCGCTTGAAAGCTACATATCCGGAAGCCCGTATTAA